The DNA region GGTTTACACGTTTTAGAGCAGTTGTAAACTGTTACCtttgaaaagataaaactgAATCAGTACAACATGATAATCCATACAttatttggggaaataaatatatgatgacattttgacctTACCGTCACATTGCGCATCTTTCTAACAAGATCATCTGGGAGTTTAATTTTTCCATCCGGCCAGTATTCTCCTATAGTTTCTATGTGTGTGCGCTTTTTGGATTCAGTCATGTTCCAATATACAATTTCATATCCCAAACTAGGGTCTCCATTCTGGTCAAAGAATATATGTGTGGTGTTCACAGTGAAGTTTACTTTCTTGATTTCCATAAGAAGCTGTGGagacaaacataaataaaatgtaaaatgaaagaaatgttcTTATTATTGCCTCTCTTACTagcaaaaaaatgacaaatcatAAAACAGGAACTATTTCAAAAAGGAGACTTCCAAAAATGTTGGGAAGTTTGCAGTCTAAGTTAGAATATTATAGGTATATTTTGtcaatgacaaaaaaagacattttagtttaaaggaatagtttgacattttgggaaatacgctttttccttttcttgcAGAGTTTTCGATGAGAAGTTGGATACCAGTCTGCAGGTTCCAGTAACTGTAAGACTATCCATTAAGTGCAAATTGCGGTTTTAAGAATGTGCGGACTATTCTTGGCCAGGAACGATAACTTTTGTCTGTTTTCCGTCCCCTTCgagtggaccccatgggacctcaTTTCGGACAAAATACGTACGGTAGTCaacagcgagagacaaatatttttttttatcatgtttgaATTGTCTAAGCTAACCAGCCGTAGCCTTATTATttaccagacagacagagtggtatcaatcttctcatcgaactctgcaagaaagcaaataaccatatttccaaaaatgttgaactatcgCTGTAAAGACAAAGGACATTAGCAATGCAAAGTATGTCAGAAAGAAAACTTTACTGTACCTCCAAGGCTGTAAATTTGGCGCTACGTTCACACCGGTGGTTGTCACACTTTAGCAAGCGCCTAAGACCCTCAACAATGACCTGAACAGCTAAGTAGATATTGTATGATAAATCCTTCTCAATGTAGTTGGCCAAGCAGGTTGGGTCCAGACATCGCTTGGACCCCTGTTGGCTGTTTGTTAGCGAGCAGTCACTTTCTCTGTTCGCCTCAGACTGATTAGAACAAAGTGGATAATGAGTGAAGTAATGTTCGAGAATGCTGTTAGTGGTCCCGTCGAACCTTGAGATGACATAGTCTTTAAAACCAGGCACGTCATTCCTCTTAGAGGTGAATCCGAAAATCTCCCCGGCCATCTCAATGCCCGAAAGCGCAGAGACCGTTGTAGAGGTGGACCATGCATCACTTGCAATCCACGTTCTGTTGAGGTTGTATTTAATAGCTGCTTTCATGATGACAGCAACATTGGATTCCTTGGTGAACACGATGACGGCCTCAGCAGAGGATTCATTGATTCTGCTCACCAACTTAGCCAGCCTCGTATGGCATTCGAAATGGCTCTGGGAGAAGTCATCAGGCAGGATGACAGTGAATTCAACGCAGACATCCTTCATATTACTGAAAATGTCCACGAGTTTATCACTGCCGTACTTCCCGTACGCATCGTTACTTCCTACAATGGCCACTGTTTTCCAGTTGAACTCCGCAACCAGCTTAGCAATGGCTTTTGTCTGATATTCATCACTAGATACTGTTCGCAGAAAAGTGGGGAACTTGAACTTCCTGCTGAGCAGCTCGCTAGTCGAATAATAGCTTATCTGTAACAAACAGGAATGAATAATGTTGAAATTGTTCTGCATTCTGTTTGCAacattgatgcatttaaatgtACAGACAAAGGATTATATGTATTACAATTATTGCATTATATTTGACAGAATCTTAGAttttgtttggcaatgatttcaatattttagtaaCAAAATCAACTCAcaagaaatataatttttactttataacattttggactgtttttatattgaatgtacatactttactttggattattttttgtcatcttatttacattatttttgatcttatttgttatcatctaagttttacttgatcatatttcgttattataataaaactactccatttggagtcaaaattatacatgttagttgtttttattgattttatactgtgcacaattgtagaatgtgatgatgcacagaggaaatgtcatggccaaaggctccattgtgtgcacatagcctgtagtggatatcagtagtattttatagccagattccctttcaagaggtagaaaacccatttggcacactatCCAattggccaaatggagagtcctcctggtcctatcctgactaaaacctttgtagaatctatgtgctttgtgttatttatatctgatttggcacagttgtagtcaaggagttgctgaatgaattcagtggcatctctgtgcatggcatcattgctataatggtgttatccactgatAATCTAGAAgctactcaggcatagtaacagtcacaatgttacttaCACTGGGGGATTTCTTACCTATCCACAGAGActaagatcatgcatatagacctgctAGTTGTGGAACTATACTTGATTTATTTCAGGTATGTTTGTCTAGGcaaaccacaccttccagcaccgtAGGGCTAAAGAGATTAATAGGACACTTTCAAGTACATAGAAGACAAACCTGGGCAACTGATGACAGAGCAACAACTCGTGCAACGGCTATTGACACTTCAGAATACGCTTCCCCTATCACTGCCTTTGTTTGGGGTTCAGCTAAAGCAGATTGAAAGGTTGCAGGTACTACACAGCTCTGAGGGTCTGACTGGTTCTTCAGCAACTGGAGCGTTGCTCTGATGGCAAAGTTGACATCTCCACAAGTGTCATAGATGTCATATCCTAAGGTGAGGTTGGGCAGAGCCCTTGGTGTGCGCTGGTTTATTTCTCTGATGGCGTATATCATCGCTTGAGTGCGAAGTAAGGCTCGGATATCATTGCTGCAAAAATTGACAGAGCAGATGGAATTTCTGAAATGACTCGCTTATATTATAGTCATG from Sebastes umbrosus isolate fSebUmb1 chromosome 16, fSebUmb1.pri, whole genome shotgun sequence includes:
- the LOC119504329 gene encoding G-protein coupled receptor family C group 6 member A-like produces the protein MIYAIREINQRTPRALPNLTLGYDIYDTCGDVNFAIRATLQLLKNQSDPQSCVVPATFQSALAEPQTKAVIGEAYSEVSIAVARVVALSSVAQISYYSTSELLSRKFKFPTFLRTVSSDEYQTKAIAKLVAEFNWKTVAIVGSNDAYGKYGSDKLVDIFSNMKDVCVEFTVILPDDFSQSHFECHTRLAKLVSRINESSAEAVIVFTKESNVAVIMKAAIKYNLNRTWIASDAWSTSTTVSALSGIEMAGEIFGFTSKRNDVPGFKDYVISRFDGTTNSILEHYFTHYPLCSNQSEANRESDCSLTNSQQGSKRCLDPTCLANYIEKDLSYNIYLAVQVIVEGLRRLLKCDNHRCERSAKFTALELLMEIKKVNFTVNTTHIFFDQNGDPSLGYEIVYWNMTESKKRTHIETIGEYWPDGKIKLPDDLVRKMRNVTVTVYNCSKTCKPGQQLKLQSKLCCDDCVPCADGEISAGNGKECTRCRSEQYSSPQKDKCFNKTVEFLRWRDHFIIFLSSMEVFGIIVTIMFAIVFTIYRSTPIVKAVGGYLCFLELFSLLACFCLTFSYVGKPTTASCMVRLPLFGIAFSLCISCILANLLQILVGFNFDLKLGSWIKKLNKPIAVVTIVFGIQLALCVSWLCFYPPRPCRVVSSRTILHQCEIGSTALLIAMLGYNGLLALICFLFAFKGRQLPDLYKNARLISISMLLFLIVWLFFIPIHLKLVGKDKQAIECAAILISSYSILGCHLAPKCHIMVFRKELNNENAITAYIKKHYEQRGMTVVKS